The following nucleotide sequence is from Chloracidobacterium validum.
GGTTGGCGACTATCTGACCGTCTATCGCCCCTTGGCCAGTGACCCCGTTTCCCGTTTTCGGGATGACCGGGTTGGACAACGACGCAGCAATGGCTTTCCTAGCGACCGCTTTCGGACACGCGACAACTCGTCCATTGCTTCTTCTAACAAAGGCTATCCGCAAGTGGCTGAGCGTACGCCACGCAGTGAGTTGCCCCGCACGCTCGTTGGGGAAATCATTATCATTCGCACGGAAGCCAACACGGCAGTTGGGGTGTTGACCCGTACGACTCGTGAAGCCGTGATTGGGGACCGGGTCGAACTACAGTGATGGCGAATGACAGTGATGACTTGGGGGCGCGTCCCAAGTCGGCCCGGCCATGACCGCTGACCTTGCCGCTTGGGCGGAGGTTGATCTCCAGCGGCTCGAGCGCAACTACCGGTGGCTTCGGCAACGGGCTGGTGTTCCGGTCATGGCGATGGTCAAAGCCAATGCCTATGGCCATGGGCTGCTCCCGGTTGCGACATACCTGCAAAATGTGGCCGATGCCGATTGGTTTGGCGTTGCCACGCCGGCTGAGGGCGCTGCGTTGCGTGATGGCGGCATCACACGTCCGATCCTGGTTATCGGTGGATTTTGGTTTGGGCAAGAAGCCGAAGTTGTTCACGGCGATTTAGCTACAACCCTGCCTGACCCCAGTTACGTCGCCGCCCTGGAACGCGCCGCTGCCGCACACGATCGCGTTGTGTCGGTTCACCTTGAGGTTGACACCGGAATTGGTCGCTTAGGGCTTTCTGAGGAGCAACTGCTGGACACGCTCGCTATCCTCAAAACATGTCGCCACATCCGCCTCGATGGCCTCATGACCCACTTTGCTTCAGCCGATGCACCGGAGCATGCCGAGTTCACCCACGACCAGATGCGTCGCTATGCCCGCGCACTCCAGCAAGTGCAAGCGGCCGGATTCACCCCCCGCTATACGCATCTGGCAAACAGCGCGGGCTTGCACGCCTTTCTACCGGACGCGGCCGGCAACTTGGTTCGGATTGGGGGACTCCTTTACGGCATTGCGGGTGATGCGCTCTCACCGGCGTTTCCGCCGCCGCCGGTTCAGCCGGTGCTGTCATTGCATGCGCGGATTCTCGGTTTGAAGACCGTACCGGCCGGCACCCCGTTGGGCTATGGTTGCACGTTCATCACCGCGCGGCGCACGCGCGTGGCAACGGTGCCACTGGGTTATGGCGATGGGTTGCACCGGATACAGTCCAACCGCGGATGGGCGCTGGTGCGCGGGTGCAAAGTCCCGATGCTTGGGCGCGTGAGCATGGATGTCACCATGCTGGATGTGACCGACGTGCCGGACGTCGCGCTCGGCGACATCGCCACCTTCATTGGCGCACAGGGCGAGGCTTCGATTTCGGCTGAGGACTATGCGGCCATCATGGACACCATCGCGCTGGAAGCCACGACCGCGCTCACGGCCCGGGTGCCCCGCCGCTACCGATCTTGACCGGACAGACCGTATCGGGCAGGCTGGCTCGCGAACGGATGGGGGTGGAAAGTTTGTCTCAAGTTGAGTGACAATCACTGCCCTATGTCAGCTCAGGAATTGACGACGACAAGATGCAACATCTGGCTTGGCTACAACCGCCGTGTTACAGCCACTGGCGTCGCCTGGTTCTATTGATGCTCGCGGGCGTTGTCCTAGCGCTGGTTTCTAAAGCAAGTTGGGCGCAGAACGTACTGCCGGCGGCACAGGGGGCTGGGGTACTCGACGAACCGCGTCCGCCGGTCGGCCGGCTGGATGGTCGGACAATCTCGCGACTCACCATTGAGGTACAAGATGGGTTGGCTCAGGACCCGTCGCTGGCGGAAGCCATTGGCCTACAGGTTGGCGATCCGTTGACTGCCGTGCGGCTGCGGGCGGCGCTCGTCCGTCTCCATCGTTCGGAGCGGGTGGCCAATGCGGAAGTTTTTACCAGTCCAGATGGGGCAGATGGCGTTTGGGTTCGGTTTGTCGTGACCCGCCAGCTTCGCGTGGCCGAGGTGGTGTTTGATGGCGACATTATTTTTCCGGCTGAGGAACTGCGCCCGCGCCTGGCTACGCTCGAACGTGGCAACAAAATCACCACCCGGGCGTTGGTCGAAGGCGAACAAACACTGAGGGATTTTTACCGCGAGCGGGGGTATTTTCGAGCTTCGGTCAGTACGCGGGTTTCTGCCCCAAACGATGCGGCCCGGTCACGGGTGACATTCGTCATTATCCCAGGGCCACAAGCCCTGATTGGCGAGTGGCAAATTACCGGCGAGCTGAAAATCCCCCGCGCTGACTTCGATGCCAAGGTCATTCTGCATCCGGCTGGCACGCCCTACGCGATTGATTTCGTTCAGTCGGATGTCCAGCGTATTCGGGCCTTGCATGTGGCGCGGGGCTACCTCGATCCGCGCATCAGCGAGCCACACGTCACGTATGACCCAGGCACAAACCGGGTGTCCGTGGTGGTGAACGTGATTTCCGGGCCCCTGGTCACCGTCAACATCACGGGCTTTGAGTTGCGGCGCGAGGAACAGCGCCGAGTGTTGCCTGTGCTACGCGATGGCGGCCTCGACGACTTCACGCTGGAAGACGGGGCCCGCCGGTTGCAGACGGCGCTCCAGCAGCGCGGTTATTTCTTCGCCGCGGTTGAATGGTCGCGGCAGCGGTTGGTGGATGAGGACCGCGTTGTGGTGACGTACACCGTTGACCCTAACCGGCGCTACCGGGTGCAGGCGGTGCGTATCGTTGGCACGGACCTCCTGCGCTACCAGGATGTCGCGGCTGATTTCAAGACGCGCCCATCTTCGCTGATTCCGCCCTCGCGCGGGCTTGTTACTGAAGATACGCTGGCGCGGGATGCTGAAGTCATCGTGCGTGATTTGCGCAATGATGGTTACTTGCAAGCCCAGGTGACCGAGCGCCGCATCGGCACTGGACTCGATGATGAATCGTTGGTTGTGCTGTTTCAGGTCGAAGCCGGCCCACGGGCGCAGGTGGCAGAGGTACGGCTGGAGGGCAACCAGTTGCTGGCGACCGACCAGCTCAGACGAGTACTCAAACTTGAAGCTGGTGATTTCATCACGCAGGCACAGGTTCGTGCCGACTTGGATCGGCTGACCTCACTGTACCTGAGTGAAGGCTTTGCTGAGGCACGCATTCGGCAGGAACTGGATGAAAGCCCTAACGATCCGGCGCAGGTCAGTCTAGTCTATGAGATTGAGGAAGGGCGGCGCTTTACCGTCAATCGAGTGATCGTCAGTTCGCGGGGGCGAACTTCCGAACGCACCCTCCGGCGTTTTCTGGCCCTGCGGCCGGGAGACAGATTGCGCCGCGACAAACTGACCCAGGCCGAGCAGTCGCTGTACGCCACCGGGGCTTTCCGGCAAGTGCTGATTCAAACGCCCTATGTCCAGGCGACGAGTCCGACCGACGCGCTGGCCGATGTCACCTTGGACGTGATTGAGTCCAAGCCTTACACCCTGGCCTACGGATTTGGTTATCAAACCAACGACGGTCCACGTGGGTCGTTTGAGCTATCCAACGCCAACATGTTTGGACGGTTGGAAGTCGGGAGCCTCATCTTGCGTCTGAGTCGGCGGGAGCAGTTGGCGCAGGTGTCGTACCAATTTCCCCGTTTCAATTTGCCGCGCGTGACCACGCTGACCGATGGGGTAACGGCGCCCGTTCTCGTCTCGGTGCTCTTTCAACGCCAGGCGCGGGTCAGCTTTACGGCGCAGCGGTTGGCCGCGCTAATTCAATCGGAAGTCCGCTTCGATGCCCAAAGCGCCCTGATCTTTCGCTATCGGTTGCAAAACGTGCGGGTGCTCGACTTGCGAGTGACCAATCCACCCCTTCAGCGGGTGGATGAGCCGCTCAACCTAGGAACCGTTTCGGCCACCTACGTACGGGACACACGCGATGTGCCGCTGGATGCGACCCGTGGTTCCTTTGTATCGGCAGATATGACGGTGGCCACGCCGCGGATTGGCGGTTCAGAGCGGTTCATTCGCTTTTTGTGCCAGGCGCAGGGCTATCGTCGCGTAACCGAACGGTCGCCGGTGGTGCTGGCTGGGCGGCTGCAACTTGGTTTAGCCCGCCCGTATGGCAACACTCAGACGCTCCCCATCAGTGAGCGCTTTTTCTCTGGCGGGCCAACCACGCTCCGCGGACTGGGCTTTGAGCAGGCCGGCCCCCGCGACCCAGTTACCGATGCGCCGATTGGTGGCAATGCGCTTGTGGCGATTACGGGCGAAGTTCGCTTCCCGTTGCTGCAAAACATAGAAGGCGCTGCCTTTTATGACCTAGGGAACGTGTTTGCGCGCGTGTCAGATATTGGATTCGGTCGGTTTACCAATAGCTTGGGCGGGGGCTTTCGCATCAAGACGCCACTGGGTCCCTTGCGCGTGGATGCCGCCTACCTGCTTGACCCCCCGTTTTATGTGGCGACGCCCAACCGCCGACTGACGAACCTCCAGGTTCACATTACGTTCGGGCAAGCCTTTTGAAGCAGCCAGGGTGTGTTTGAAGCAGCCAGGGCGTGGACGCTGGCGTGGTGTGTTACTTGGTATGTAAGTTGACAAAAAGCACTTAGATAAGCTAGCATAGCCGGATAAAAGTTTACCTTACCAGAGCGCTATCATTGACAATTTTTTAGGTTATGGGAGGTTTTGCGAATGGCCTTGTCTGTTTCCGGCTCCAAATCTTCGCGCAAGATCACATCCAGTTCCCAGCTCCCAGTTCAGCCTGCCCCGCCTGCTTCCTCCCCACGGATGCCATCCGCCCGCGCCAAGTCGAAAGGTCTCGCTTCTGAATCACCCCCTGAAGCCTCCAAGCTATCTCCTGCCAAAGCTGACCAAGCTGCCAACGTAGCGCGTCCCGTGACCCGTTCGAAGCTGTCTGTAAAATCCAGTCCAGGACCTGATTTGGTTGCTGACGCCGCTCCAGCAAGGACGCGAAAGACAAAGTCCCAAACGCCAGCCGAAACCACGCGCAAAACCGTCGAAGCCGTGGTGAAAGCGGTTCAGAGTGTGGCCTCCAAGGCGTCTGCCCGGAGCCAGTCCGCCCCACCGTCCCGCAAGGTGGTTCACCCAGCTTCGGAGTCAAAAGCGGCCGCGCCGGCGCGTGCGCTGGCGTCCGGTGCTCCAAAGGCTGAGAAGAAAGCCAAGGCCTCACCGCCAACGCCATCCGTACCGGCCGTGGAGACGCCTGCCAGCGAAGCTTCATCGAAGAAGAAGTCCAAGAAATTCCTGGCGTCGGCTGCGCCCGTCAGCGAAGCAACCCCGCCGATGTCTTCAGCGCGGCGAAACCGTGAGCGGGAGGCACTGAATCTCTACACAACCGCCATGGAGTCGTTCAAACAAATGGATTACGACCGGGCGCGCGATGTGCTGCTCCTCTTGCTCAACGACTTTGTCCTGGAAAGCGAGATTGCTGACCGGGCGCGGGTGTTTCTGAAGATTTGCGAGCAAAAATTGCATCCGGCTATGCTATGAACCGAGTGTGGAGCGATCCGAAGTTGGCTTGACGGGGCAAGGTAGTGGTGCTTGTTTTTCCGTCACGCCGCTGCAAAAAGACAGCTTTAGGATTGGCTCCAGTTTTTTAGCGCACTTGGTTCCCGGCAACTATGGTTTCTCGTTCCACTGCATCCAATCAGTTTCCGTCACCCATCAAATGTGTTGCGATTGGTGGCGGAACTGGTTTAGCAACGCTGCTCCGTGGCCTGAAACGGCGCGTCATCGAGGATGGCGATCCGCTTCCAGGGCAATGTATCGAGAGTCTAACGGCCGTTGTGACCGTGACGGATGACGGGGGCAGTTCAGGCCGTCTCCGCGAGGAGTTTCAAATGCTCCCGCCGGGTGACATTCGCAACTGCCTGGTCGCCCTTTCAGAAGACGAACGGCTCTTTTCCCGCCTGTTTCAATACCGCTTCCCGGGCCAGGGGAGCGTGCGCGGTCACAGTTTTGGCAATCTGTTTTTAGCCGCGCTGACGGGCATCACGGGCGATTTTGTCGAAGCTATCCGGCTGTGCAGTGAGGTGCTGGCCATCAAGGGTAAAATCGTTCCGTCAACCACGAGCGATGTCACCTTGGTCGCCGAACTGGACGATGGTTTCGTCGTGCGCGGCGAATCCAAAATCAGCGCGGCCGGTGGACGCATCCAAAGTATTGCGCTTGATCCGCCCGATTGCGCCCCGCTGCCAGAAACCCTGACCTCAATTGCCGAAGCCGACCTTATCACGCTGGGTCCCGGCTCGCTGTTCACGAGTGTCATCCCAAATCTGCTGGTTGCCGGCGTGGCGGACGCGATTGCTGCCTCAACCGCCCTCAAGGTGTATATCTGCAACCTGATGACCCAGCCTGGCGAGACGACGGATTTTTCCATCGCGGATCATGTCGCCACGCTCCTCGATGCCTTGTCACCGGCCGGCCTGGATGCCGTCGTGGTCAACCA
It contains:
- a CDS encoding gluconeogenesis factor YvcK family protein — translated: MVSRSTASNQFPSPIKCVAIGGGTGLATLLRGLKRRVIEDGDPLPGQCIESLTAVVTVTDDGGSSGRLREEFQMLPPGDIRNCLVALSEDERLFSRLFQYRFPGQGSVRGHSFGNLFLAALTGITGDFVEAIRLCSEVLAIKGKIVPSTTSDVTLVAELDDGFVVRGESKISAAGGRIQSIALDPPDCAPLPETLTSIAEADLITLGPGSLFTSVIPNLLVAGVADAIAASTALKVYICNLMTQPGETTDFSIADHVATLLDALSPAGLDAVVVNHGRISAAARARYRLEGSRPLTGRSSIRRLNGLPPTARVATDKFLMFDRHRIPVVTANLVEETEVVRHAPERLAQVVLDVYARRLPATQRKPNLRLVAR
- a CDS encoding POTRA domain-containing protein — translated: MQHLAWLQPPCYSHWRRLVLLMLAGVVLALVSKASWAQNVLPAAQGAGVLDEPRPPVGRLDGRTISRLTIEVQDGLAQDPSLAEAIGLQVGDPLTAVRLRAALVRLHRSERVANAEVFTSPDGADGVWVRFVVTRQLRVAEVVFDGDIIFPAEELRPRLATLERGNKITTRALVEGEQTLRDFYRERGYFRASVSTRVSAPNDAARSRVTFVIIPGPQALIGEWQITGELKIPRADFDAKVILHPAGTPYAIDFVQSDVQRIRALHVARGYLDPRISEPHVTYDPGTNRVSVVVNVISGPLVTVNITGFELRREEQRRVLPVLRDGGLDDFTLEDGARRLQTALQQRGYFFAAVEWSRQRLVDEDRVVVTYTVDPNRRYRVQAVRIVGTDLLRYQDVAADFKTRPSSLIPPSRGLVTEDTLARDAEVIVRDLRNDGYLQAQVTERRIGTGLDDESLVVLFQVEAGPRAQVAEVRLEGNQLLATDQLRRVLKLEAGDFITQAQVRADLDRLTSLYLSEGFAEARIRQELDESPNDPAQVSLVYEIEEGRRFTVNRVIVSSRGRTSERTLRRFLALRPGDRLRRDKLTQAEQSLYATGAFRQVLIQTPYVQATSPTDALADVTLDVIESKPYTLAYGFGYQTNDGPRGSFELSNANMFGRLEVGSLILRLSRREQLAQVSYQFPRFNLPRVTTLTDGVTAPVLVSVLFQRQARVSFTAQRLAALIQSEVRFDAQSALIFRYRLQNVRVLDLRVTNPPLQRVDEPLNLGTVSATYVRDTRDVPLDATRGSFVSADMTVATPRIGGSERFIRFLCQAQGYRRVTERSPVVLAGRLQLGLARPYGNTQTLPISERFFSGGPTTLRGLGFEQAGPRDPVTDAPIGGNALVAITGEVRFPLLQNIEGAAFYDLGNVFARVSDIGFGRFTNSLGGGFRIKTPLGPLRVDAAYLLDPPFYVATPNRRLTNLQVHITFGQAF
- the alr gene encoding alanine racemase, which encodes MTADLAAWAEVDLQRLERNYRWLRQRAGVPVMAMVKANAYGHGLLPVATYLQNVADADWFGVATPAEGAALRDGGITRPILVIGGFWFGQEAEVVHGDLATTLPDPSYVAALERAAAAHDRVVSVHLEVDTGIGRLGLSEEQLLDTLAILKTCRHIRLDGLMTHFASADAPEHAEFTHDQMRRYARALQQVQAAGFTPRYTHLANSAGLHAFLPDAAGNLVRIGGLLYGIAGDALSPAFPPPPVQPVLSLHARILGLKTVPAGTPLGYGCTFITARRTRVATVPLGYGDGLHRIQSNRGWALVRGCKVPMLGRVSMDVTMLDVTDVPDVALGDIATFIGAQGEASISAEDYAAIMDTIALEATTALTARVPRRYRS